From the Micromonospora lupini genome, one window contains:
- a CDS encoding cold-shock protein, with protein sequence MATGTVKWFNSEKGFGFIEQDGGGPDVFVHYSAIATSGYRELNEGQKVEFEVTQGQKGPQADNVRPM encoded by the coding sequence ATGGCAACCGGCACGGTTAAGTGGTTCAACTCGGAAAAGGGCTTCGGCTTCATCGAGCAGGATGGTGGAGGGCCGGACGTGTTCGTCCACTACTCCGCCATCGCGACGAGCGGTTACCGGGAGCTCAACGAGGGCCAGAAGGTCGAGTTCGAGGTGACCCAGGGGCAGAAGGGCCCGCAGGCGGACAACGTCCGCCCGATGTAG
- a CDS encoding MFS transporter: protein MTAATRIDPSPVRTAGGLLRHRDFRLLWAGQTISSIGSNVTTVALPLVAVAVLDASTFQVAVLTAAAWLPWLLIGLPAGAWVDRLSRRPLMVVCDLLCALAFLSVPVAAALGRLTVGQLLLVALGAGTARVFFETADQVYLPVLLRPEQLPEGNAKLQATQTASYVVGPGIAGLIAQLTGAVAALLLDALTFLLSAILLLRIRAVEPRPARPDRSRSLRRDIAEGLRFVVRDRYLRVLTVFGAASNIGLTGYQAVLVVFLVRELRLAPGLVGVLVGVMSVGGIIGALVATALARRCGTARAMLIGAALTGPPALLIPLAAPGVGLVWPALGGVLIGLGVAIGNVVKGAFRQTYTPHHLLGRVTVSMQLLNFGAIPLAAVLAGALGARYGVGTAISVMTAWLAITPLILLIGPLRRRRDLPAAPAAS, encoded by the coding sequence GTGACGGCGGCCACCCGCATCGACCCGAGCCCGGTCCGAACGGCCGGCGGGCTGTTGCGGCACCGCGACTTCCGCCTGCTCTGGGCCGGGCAGACGATCAGCAGCATCGGCAGCAACGTCACCACAGTCGCGCTGCCCCTGGTGGCTGTCGCCGTCCTCGACGCCAGCACCTTCCAGGTGGCGGTCCTCACCGCCGCGGCCTGGCTGCCCTGGCTGCTGATCGGCCTGCCGGCCGGCGCGTGGGTGGACCGACTGTCCCGCCGGCCGCTGATGGTGGTCTGCGACCTGCTCTGCGCGCTGGCCTTCCTCAGCGTGCCGGTGGCCGCCGCCCTGGGCCGCCTCACCGTCGGGCAGTTGCTGCTGGTGGCGCTCGGCGCCGGCACCGCGCGGGTCTTCTTCGAGACCGCCGACCAGGTCTACCTGCCGGTGCTGCTGCGGCCCGAACAACTGCCCGAGGGAAACGCGAAGCTACAGGCCACGCAGACCGCGAGTTACGTCGTCGGGCCCGGCATCGCCGGTCTGATCGCCCAGCTCACCGGTGCGGTCGCCGCGTTGCTGCTGGACGCGCTGACGTTCCTGCTCTCGGCGATTCTCCTGCTGCGCATCCGCGCCGTCGAGCCGCGGCCCGCCCGGCCGGACCGGTCCCGGTCGCTGCGTCGGGACATCGCCGAGGGACTGCGCTTCGTCGTCCGCGACAGGTACCTGCGGGTGCTGACGGTCTTCGGCGCGGCGAGCAACATCGGGCTGACCGGCTACCAGGCCGTCCTTGTGGTGTTTCTGGTGCGTGAGCTGCGGCTCGCACCGGGCCTGGTGGGCGTGCTTGTCGGAGTGATGAGCGTCGGGGGGATCATCGGCGCGCTAGTGGCCACCGCCCTGGCCCGCAGGTGTGGCACCGCGCGCGCCATGCTGATCGGGGCAGCGCTCACCGGCCCGCCCGCCCTGCTCATCCCGTTGGCCGCGCCGGGCGTCGGGCTGGTCTGGCCAGCCCTCGGCGGCGTGCTGATCGGCCTCGGAGTGGCCATCGGCAACGTGGTCAAGGGCGCCTTCCGGCAGACGTACACGCCGCACCACCTGCTCGGCCGCGTGACGGTGAGCATGCAGCTACTCAACTTCGGTGCCATTCCGCTGGCGGCCGTGCTGGCCGGAGCCCTGGGCGCGCGCTACGGCGTCGGCACGGCTATCAGCGTGATGACCGCCTGGTTGGCGATCACCCCGTTGATCCTGCTGATCGGACCGCTCCGGCGGCGGCGGGACCTGCCCGCCGCCCCGGCAGCGTCTTGA
- a CDS encoding ArsR/SmtB family transcription factor: MDTPDVRQVTDSRVLAAMAHPLRRRLMDVFKVHGPSTVGLLAERTDQAPANVSHHLKVLAAADLVTEAPELARDRRERWWRLVTRGVAWSSRDFDADPAARAVADAATSLNLDRHVALARAWHAADESAQAAWADAPFSTDKWLHLAPEELAELSREMIDLLDRWAARPLPDDGRERQPVFVFVHGVPARP, translated from the coding sequence ATGGACACGCCCGACGTACGCCAGGTCACCGACTCCCGGGTGCTGGCCGCCATGGCCCACCCGCTGCGCCGCCGTCTCATGGACGTGTTCAAGGTGCACGGCCCGTCGACAGTCGGCCTGCTCGCCGAGCGCACCGACCAGGCGCCCGCGAACGTCAGCCACCACCTCAAGGTGCTCGCCGCCGCCGACCTCGTCACCGAGGCCCCCGAGCTGGCCCGGGACCGCCGCGAACGGTGGTGGCGGCTGGTCACCAGGGGGGTTGCCTGGTCCAGCCGCGACTTCGACGCCGACCCGGCCGCCCGCGCCGTCGCCGACGCCGCCACCTCGCTCAACCTGGACCGGCACGTCGCCCTGGCCCGGGCCTGGCACGCCGCCGACGAGTCCGCGCAGGCCGCCTGGGCGGACGCCCCGTTCTCGACTGACAAGTGGCTGCACCTCGCGCCGGAGGAACTGGCCGAGCTGAGCCGGGAGATGATCGACCTGCTGGATCGCTGGGCCGCCCGGCCGCTGCCCGACGACGGCCGCGAACGGCAGCCCGTCTTCGTGTTCGTCCATGGCGTACCGGCCCGGCCGTGA
- a CDS encoding MarR family winged helix-turn-helix transcriptional regulator, which yields MYRRRDTRRERLVAEITNNLRRYAVDAQQVGHAFANLHGLNPTDLNALIAVMDAELFGDPITPGRLGAQLNLSSGSVTALVDRLERAGHIRRDRDTVDRRKVLLHYADQGAALAMEFFRPLGTRTDTVMDRFGEDELEVVHRFLAEMGESLRAHRDAVRAARPESPRRATG from the coding sequence ATGTACCGGCGGCGCGACACGCGCCGCGAGCGGCTGGTCGCGGAGATCACCAACAACCTCCGGCGGTACGCGGTGGATGCCCAGCAGGTCGGCCACGCCTTCGCCAACCTGCACGGCCTCAACCCGACCGACCTGAACGCGCTGATCGCGGTCATGGACGCCGAGCTGTTCGGTGACCCGATCACCCCCGGCCGCCTCGGTGCGCAGCTCAACCTGTCGTCCGGCTCGGTCACCGCCCTGGTCGACAGGCTGGAACGGGCCGGGCACATCCGCCGGGACCGGGACACCGTCGACAGACGCAAGGTGCTGCTGCACTACGCCGACCAGGGCGCTGCGTTGGCCATGGAGTTCTTCCGGCCGCTGGGCACCCGGACCGACACGGTGATGGACCGCTTCGGCGAGGACGAGCTGGAGGTGGTGCACCGGTTCCTGGCGGAGATGGGCGAGTCGCTGCGGGCCCACCGCGACGCGGTCCGCGCCGCCCGGCCCGAGTCGCCCCGCCGGGCGACGGGCTGA
- a CDS encoding MMPL family transporter: protein MSVFTTVARGRLAAWLTVAAALVVGAAVFGIPRPDNPAPVSATGLSAQWQSTQVQRLQDQLPSSEVQPAIVVVSRGDGGALNETDRADLAARSGDLGRFAVGGQVSPAQLSPDGTVALVAVPLDTGGGQEAVTATVTDLRDALAALPDGLTAEVTGAPAFTADLSSVFEGADVTLLVVTAAVVALLLLITYRSPFLWIVPLVVVAAAEQLTLRAVDTIVPAVGINLQQGQVTGIASVLVFGAATDYALLLIARYREELRREEDRYAAMRAALRRTAEPILASGGTVVLGVLTLLLSEQETNRALAVACATGVVVAMASALFVLPAVLVLFGRGLFWPFVPRVGGPVREGRLWGRLGASVQRRPVVVAVLATLLLGGLALGGLGIRTGLSETEQFRAEPEAVTGAKTLARAFPAGSTQPVAVLTTPAAARAITDVAAAVPGVASARPGDAGQAVAQVDVVLDAEPGTTASDRTIEALRDAVAAVPDSAPPAAAGAEAPTGAIVGGTVAATYDSEQANDRDLRLILPIILLLVGAVLVLLLRSLLAPALLVLTVIASFFASLGAAWLLFDHVLNFPALDSGVLLLAFVFLVALGVDYNIFLVTRAREDARSTGTRAGMLSALRVTGGVITSAGVLLAAVFAVLGVLPLITLTQIGIIVCIGVLLDTLLVRTVLVPALAFVLVDRFWWPGRVDAHPGVDVPPTREPVAARD from the coding sequence ATGTCCGTCTTCACCACTGTCGCGCGCGGCCGGCTGGCCGCCTGGCTCACCGTGGCCGCCGCGCTCGTCGTCGGCGCGGCAGTCTTCGGGATTCCCCGACCGGACAACCCGGCGCCGGTCTCCGCCACCGGCCTGTCGGCGCAGTGGCAGTCGACCCAGGTGCAGCGCCTCCAGGACCAACTGCCGTCAAGCGAGGTCCAGCCGGCCATCGTGGTGGTCAGTCGCGGCGACGGTGGGGCGCTGAACGAGACCGACCGGGCCGACCTCGCGGCCCGCTCCGGCGACCTGGGCCGCTTCGCGGTGGGCGGGCAGGTCAGCCCCGCGCAGCTCTCCCCGGACGGCACTGTCGCGCTCGTCGCCGTGCCGCTGGACACCGGCGGCGGTCAGGAGGCGGTCACCGCGACGGTCACCGACCTGCGCGACGCGCTGGCGGCCCTGCCCGACGGGCTGACCGCCGAGGTCACCGGCGCCCCCGCCTTCACCGCTGACCTGTCCTCGGTCTTCGAGGGCGCCGACGTCACCCTGCTCGTGGTGACCGCCGCCGTGGTCGCGTTACTGCTGTTGATCACGTACCGCAGCCCGTTCCTGTGGATCGTGCCGTTGGTCGTGGTCGCGGCCGCCGAACAGCTCACCCTGCGCGCGGTGGACACGATCGTGCCGGCCGTCGGGATCAACCTCCAGCAGGGCCAGGTCACCGGCATCGCCAGCGTGCTGGTCTTCGGCGCCGCCACCGACTACGCCCTGCTGCTCATCGCCCGCTACCGGGAGGAGCTGCGGCGCGAGGAGGACCGGTACGCGGCGATGCGCGCCGCGCTGCGGCGTACCGCCGAGCCCATCCTGGCCAGCGGCGGCACCGTGGTGCTCGGCGTGCTCACCCTGCTGCTCAGCGAGCAGGAGACGAACCGGGCGTTGGCAGTTGCCTGCGCGACAGGTGTGGTCGTCGCCATGGCCTCGGCGCTGTTCGTGCTGCCCGCCGTGCTGGTGCTCTTCGGTCGCGGCCTGTTCTGGCCGTTCGTACCCCGCGTCGGCGGCCCGGTCCGGGAGGGCCGACTCTGGGGCCGCCTCGGCGCGTCCGTGCAGCGCCGCCCGGTGGTGGTCGCGGTGCTGGCCACACTGCTGCTCGGCGGCCTGGCGCTGGGCGGGCTCGGAATCCGCACCGGCCTGTCCGAGACCGAGCAGTTCCGGGCCGAGCCCGAGGCGGTCACCGGCGCGAAGACCCTCGCCCGCGCGTTTCCCGCCGGCAGCACCCAGCCGGTGGCCGTGCTCACCACCCCGGCGGCGGCGCGGGCGATCACCGACGTCGCCGCCGCCGTGCCCGGCGTCGCCTCGGCGCGACCCGGCGACGCCGGCCAGGCCGTCGCCCAGGTCGACGTGGTGCTGGACGCCGAACCCGGCACGACCGCCTCGGACCGCACGATCGAGGCGCTGCGCGACGCGGTCGCCGCCGTTCCCGACTCCGCTCCCCCGGCCGCCGCCGGGGCCGAGGCGCCCACCGGGGCGATCGTCGGCGGCACCGTCGCCGCCACCTACGACTCGGAGCAGGCCAACGACCGGGATCTGCGGCTGATCCTGCCGATCATCCTGCTGCTCGTCGGCGCGGTGCTCGTGCTGCTGCTGCGGAGCCTGCTGGCACCGGCGCTGCTGGTGCTCACCGTGATCGCGTCGTTCTTCGCCAGCCTCGGCGCGGCGTGGCTGCTCTTCGACCACGTCCTGAATTTCCCGGCGCTCGACAGCGGCGTGCTGCTGCTCGCCTTCGTGTTCCTGGTGGCGCTCGGTGTGGACTACAACATCTTCCTGGTCACCCGCGCCCGCGAGGACGCCCGCAGCACGGGCACCCGCGCCGGGATGTTGTCCGCCCTGCGGGTCACCGGAGGTGTGATCACGAGCGCCGGTGTGCTGCTCGCCGCGGTGTTCGCCGTGCTCGGCGTGCTGCCGCTCATCACACTCACGCAGATCGGCATCATCGTCTGCATCGGCGTCCTGCTGGACACCCTGCTGGTCCGTACGGTGCTGGTGCCGGCGCTGGCGTTCGTGCTCGTGGACCGCTTCTGGTGGCCGGGCCGCGTCGACGCCCACCCGGGCGTGGACGTGCCGCCGACGCGCGAGCCGGTGGCCGCGCGGGACTGA
- a CDS encoding lytic transglycosylase domain-containing protein, producing the protein MRERTGRVGALVLAGLLVACGVVGCAGKGERPQDQAAPVSVSEGPTGEAPVDEAADEPSPSASAVAAMGAAPSRKPSASPTPSKKPTRSTSAAPKPRAVAKPPTETKVPPPPPKPAPASCKPTYKGTQASRADVKAALSAAAGRTYWPGSAPELKVPLDLVKATAWQESGWQSNIYACDGGVGLMQVMPGTATWMNQRFEQSYDIADYRDNAYLGANYLAWLTKYIGDMYFEADYRLDADLCTAELDSCLLNAVISAYNYGHGAVAQEGEPLAIPNPSYVRNVRALMTECVCLGY; encoded by the coding sequence ATGCGTGAACGGACCGGTCGGGTGGGCGCACTCGTGCTCGCCGGGCTCCTGGTCGCCTGCGGTGTGGTCGGCTGCGCCGGCAAGGGGGAACGCCCGCAGGACCAGGCCGCTCCCGTCTCGGTGAGCGAGGGTCCGACGGGGGAAGCCCCGGTCGACGAGGCCGCCGACGAACCGAGCCCGTCGGCGAGCGCGGTGGCCGCCATGGGCGCCGCCCCGAGCCGCAAGCCGTCGGCGTCCCCGACGCCGTCGAAGAAGCCGACCCGTTCGACGAGCGCCGCGCCGAAGCCGCGCGCGGTCGCCAAGCCGCCCACCGAGACGAAGGTCCCGCCGCCGCCGCCGAAGCCCGCCCCCGCGTCCTGCAAGCCCACCTACAAGGGCACCCAGGCGAGCCGTGCCGACGTGAAGGCGGCGCTGAGCGCCGCCGCCGGCCGCACCTACTGGCCCGGCTCGGCGCCGGAGCTCAAGGTCCCGCTGGATTTGGTCAAGGCCACCGCCTGGCAGGAGAGCGGCTGGCAGTCAAACATCTACGCCTGCGACGGCGGCGTCGGGCTGATGCAGGTGATGCCGGGCACCGCGACCTGGATGAACCAGCGGTTCGAGCAGAGCTACGACATCGCCGACTACCGGGACAACGCCTACCTGGGGGCCAACTACCTGGCCTGGCTGACCAAGTACATCGGCGACATGTACTTCGAGGCCGACTACCGGCTCGACGCGGACCTGTGCACCGCCGAGTTGGACTCCTGCCTGCTCAACGCCGTCATCTCCGCGTACAACTACGGGCACGGGGCGGTGGCGCAGGAGGGCGAGCCCCTCGCCATCCCCAATCCGTCGTACGTGCGCAACGTGCGGGCGCTGATGACCGAGTGCGTCTGCCTCGGGTACTGA
- a CDS encoding DedA family protein → MHDLLTWVQGLPTLWIYLVAALIVAGETAVIFGLLVPGEATLLLVGFLTYNGTLRLGPALLAMIVSAFAGDALAFRAGRRYGPKLRAGLGHRVGPERWSRADAMLARLGGRGVFAARWVAFARTLVPRLAGAAGMSYRRFAPWNLAGIVTWVGGSVLLGHLAGESYDTVSRLLGRATGAALALLAGLLGVVLAGRWLGRNPDPVRALLSRAAALPPVRWLTARYGVLFFLVAMRIGPAWTLLLNLAAGLLLLFAAGLAIAGLLAVVVRNSGLAALDGAIGAWFAARRTPDAADATLVVVSLVRGWVLIVLVAVMAAVLAWRNRPWRTDLLSVVGTVGAFVPLVVLAVVAELTGASDGGGHEAVPFSTQNAVVAASLCTLAWLVSRSAHWPVAVAAWTVAAAGVLGVGAARLYLGLDTASGTAAAVLLGVLWTVVFMVAWATRDRAVGDREHQTDPVAPPQGPRRPVEPC, encoded by the coding sequence GTGCACGACCTGCTGACCTGGGTGCAGGGTCTGCCCACTCTGTGGATCTACCTGGTCGCCGCGCTGATCGTGGCGGGCGAGACCGCGGTGATCTTCGGCCTGCTGGTGCCGGGTGAGGCTACCCTGCTGCTCGTCGGCTTCCTCACCTACAACGGTACCTTGCGGCTCGGACCGGCGTTGCTCGCGATGATCGTCTCGGCGTTCGCCGGGGACGCGCTGGCGTTTCGCGCCGGGCGGCGCTACGGGCCGAAGCTGCGCGCCGGCCTGGGCCACCGGGTCGGGCCCGAGCGGTGGAGTCGGGCCGACGCGATGCTCGCCCGCCTCGGCGGCCGGGGCGTGTTCGCGGCGCGCTGGGTGGCCTTCGCCCGCACCCTGGTGCCCCGGCTGGCGGGCGCGGCCGGCATGTCGTACCGGCGGTTCGCGCCGTGGAACCTGGCCGGCATCGTCACCTGGGTCGGCGGCTCGGTGCTGCTCGGTCACCTCGCCGGTGAGTCGTACGACACGGTCTCCCGGCTGCTCGGCCGGGCCACCGGCGCGGCGCTGGCGTTGCTCGCCGGGCTGCTGGGGGTGGTGCTCGCCGGGCGGTGGCTCGGCCGCAACCCCGACCCCGTACGCGCGCTGCTGTCCCGGGCCGCCGCGCTGCCGCCGGTGCGCTGGCTCACCGCCCGCTACGGGGTGCTGTTCTTCCTGGTGGCCATGCGGATCGGGCCGGCCTGGACGCTGCTGCTCAACCTGGCCGCCGGGCTGCTGCTGCTCTTCGCCGCCGGGTTGGCCATCGCCGGCCTGCTCGCTGTGGTGGTACGCAACAGCGGGCTGGCCGCGCTGGACGGGGCGATCGGGGCCTGGTTCGCCGCCCGCCGGACCCCGGACGCCGCCGACGCCACACTTGTCGTGGTGTCCCTGGTACGCGGGTGGGTGTTGATCGTGCTGGTGGCCGTGATGGCCGCGGTGCTGGCGTGGCGCAACCGACCCTGGCGTACGGATCTGCTCAGTGTGGTCGGCACGGTGGGCGCGTTCGTGCCGCTGGTCGTGCTGGCCGTGGTGGCCGAGTTGACAGGCGCCTCCGACGGGGGCGGGCACGAGGCGGTCCCGTTCTCGACCCAGAACGCCGTGGTCGCGGCGAGCCTCTGCACCCTGGCGTGGTTGGTGTCGCGCAGCGCCCACTGGCCGGTGGCGGTGGCGGCGTGGACGGTCGCCGCCGCGGGCGTGCTGGGGGTCGGCGCCGCTCGGCTCTACCTCGGTCTGGACACGGCGAGCGGTACGGCCGCGGCGGTGCTGCTCGGCGTGCTGTGGACCGTGGTGTTCATGGTCGCCTGGGCCACCCGGGACCGCGCGGTGGGTGACCGGGAGCACCAGACCGACCCGGTCGCGCCGCCGCAGGGGCCCCGCCGACCGGTCGAACCTTGCTAA
- the typA gene encoding translational GTPase TypA gives MQLRTDLRNVAIIAHVDHGKTTLVDAMLRQAGAYGARGENTERVMDSGDLEREKGITILAKNTGVRYLPADGSDPVTINIIDTPGHADFGGEVERGLTMVDGVVLLVDASEGPLPQTRFVLRKALRARMPIILVINKVDRPDARIKEVVDDTYELFLDLDADEEQIDFPIVYACARDGIASLTQPADGSVPDDSTSLEPLFRTLLDTIPAPAYEDGASLQAHVTNLDASPFLGRLALCRVRQGTISKGQTVAWCRTDGSTQRVRISEMLMTEGLERKPAESAGPGDIIAVAGIPEIMIGETLADVENPVALPLITVDEPAISMTIGTNTSPLVGRVKGSKVTARMVKDRLDKELIGNVSLRVLPTERPDAWEVQGRGELALAILVEQMRRESYELTVGKPQVVTKEIDGKTCEPVERLTIDAPEEYLGAITQLLATRKGRMEQLVNHGTGWIRMEWLVPARGLIGFRTEFLTDTRGTGILHHVFESYEPWFGELRTRNNGSLVADRSGAVTAFAMINLQERGQLFVDPTTEVYEGMIVGENSRSDDMDVNITKEKKLTNMRASTSDETEKLIPPRKLSLEQALEFCREDECVEVTPTSVRIRKVVLDQQQRGRAAARRKHAG, from the coding sequence ATGCAGCTTCGCACCGACCTCCGCAACGTCGCCATCATCGCTCACGTCGACCACGGCAAGACCACCCTGGTCGACGCCATGTTGCGGCAGGCCGGCGCCTACGGTGCCCGTGGCGAGAACACCGAGCGGGTGATGGACTCGGGTGACCTGGAGCGGGAGAAGGGCATCACGATCCTGGCCAAGAACACAGGCGTGCGTTACCTGCCTGCGGACGGCTCCGACCCGGTCACCATCAACATCATCGACACCCCCGGCCACGCCGACTTCGGCGGCGAGGTCGAGCGTGGCCTCACCATGGTCGACGGTGTGGTCCTGCTTGTCGACGCCAGCGAGGGCCCGCTGCCGCAGACCCGCTTCGTGCTGCGCAAGGCGCTGCGGGCCCGGATGCCGATCATCCTGGTGATCAACAAGGTGGACCGCCCGGACGCCCGGATCAAGGAGGTCGTGGACGACACCTACGAACTCTTCCTCGACCTGGACGCCGACGAGGAGCAGATCGACTTCCCGATCGTGTACGCCTGCGCCCGCGACGGCATCGCCTCGCTGACCCAGCCCGCCGACGGCTCGGTGCCGGACGACAGCACCTCGCTGGAGCCGCTGTTCCGCACCCTGCTGGACACCATCCCGGCCCCCGCGTACGAGGACGGGGCGTCGCTGCAGGCGCACGTCACCAACCTCGACGCCTCGCCGTTCCTCGGCCGTCTGGCGCTGTGCCGGGTCCGCCAGGGCACGATCAGCAAGGGCCAGACGGTGGCCTGGTGCCGCACCGACGGCAGCACCCAGCGGGTCCGCATCTCCGAGATGCTGATGACCGAGGGCCTGGAGCGCAAGCCGGCCGAGTCGGCCGGCCCGGGCGACATCATCGCGGTCGCCGGCATCCCCGAGATCATGATCGGTGAGACCCTCGCCGACGTGGAGAACCCGGTCGCGCTGCCGCTGATCACCGTCGACGAGCCGGCCATCTCGATGACCATCGGCACCAACACGTCGCCGCTCGTGGGCCGGGTCAAGGGCTCCAAGGTCACCGCGCGGATGGTCAAGGACCGGCTCGACAAGGAGCTGATCGGCAACGTGTCGCTGCGGGTGCTGCCCACCGAGCGGCCGGACGCCTGGGAGGTGCAGGGCCGTGGTGAGCTGGCGCTGGCCATCCTGGTGGAGCAGATGCGCCGGGAGAGCTACGAGCTGACCGTCGGCAAGCCGCAGGTCGTCACCAAGGAGATCGACGGCAAGACCTGCGAGCCGGTCGAGCGGCTGACCATCGACGCCCCGGAGGAGTACCTGGGCGCGATCACCCAGCTCCTCGCCACCCGCAAGGGTCGGATGGAGCAGCTCGTCAACCACGGCACCGGCTGGATCCGGATGGAGTGGCTGGTCCCGGCGCGCGGCCTGATCGGCTTCCGCACCGAGTTCCTCACCGACACCCGGGGCACAGGCATCCTGCACCACGTCTTCGAGTCGTACGAGCCGTGGTTCGGCGAGCTGCGCACCCGCAACAACGGCTCGCTTGTCGCCGACCGGTCCGGCGCGGTCACCGCCTTCGCGATGATCAACCTTCAGGAGCGCGGCCAGCTCTTCGTCGACCCGACCACCGAGGTGTACGAGGGCATGATCGTCGGGGAGAACTCCCGCTCCGACGACATGGACGTCAACATCACCAAGGAGAAGAAGCTCACCAACATGCGGGCCTCGACCTCCGACGAGACCGAGAAGCTGATCCCGCCGCGCAAGCTCTCGCTGGAGCAGGCGCTGGAGTTCTGCCGCGAGGACGAGTGCGTCGAGGTCACCCCGACCTCGGTGCGCATCCGCAAGGTGGTGCTCGACCAGCAGCAGCGCGGCCGGGCCGCCGCCCGCCGCAAGCACGCCGGCTGA
- a CDS encoding serine hydrolase, with translation MSWDDLDAHLDRVPGTVSAYVCRLDAPPTWARHADAAHYAASTMKVGVLAALHRAAEAGTLELDADVPVVNEFDSAQPGAPRFSCAPHYDNDDAVWDRLGGVAPLRWLAERMIVRSSNLATNLVIGHVGLPAVAEVWSLAGARNSVTGRGIEDFAAREAGITNTVTAADLAALLGALASGATTPGRLASPAGCAAMLDVLLAQEHRDDLAAGLPEGTRIALKNGWVRGVRHSVGVVLPDDAPPYVLAVCTTTDLAGGDEGVEDDACRLLAHISAQVWAARHRL, from the coding sequence ATGAGCTGGGACGATCTCGACGCCCATCTGGACCGGGTGCCGGGCACCGTCTCGGCGTACGTCTGTCGACTCGACGCGCCCCCGACCTGGGCCCGGCACGCCGACGCCGCCCACTACGCCGCCAGCACCATGAAGGTGGGGGTGCTGGCCGCGCTGCACCGCGCCGCCGAGGCCGGCACGCTGGAGCTGGACGCCGACGTCCCGGTGGTCAACGAGTTCGACTCGGCCCAGCCCGGCGCACCCCGGTTCTCCTGCGCCCCGCACTACGACAACGACGACGCCGTGTGGGACCGGCTCGGCGGCGTCGCGCCGCTGCGCTGGCTCGCCGAGCGGATGATCGTGCGGTCCAGCAACCTGGCCACCAACCTGGTCATCGGGCACGTCGGGCTGCCCGCGGTGGCCGAGGTGTGGTCGCTGGCCGGAGCCCGCAACAGCGTCACCGGCCGGGGCATCGAGGACTTCGCCGCCCGCGAGGCAGGCATCACCAACACCGTCACCGCCGCCGACCTGGCCGCCCTGCTGGGCGCGCTTGCCAGCGGCGCCACGACTCCCGGCCGCCTCGCCTCGCCGGCCGGCTGCGCCGCCATGCTCGACGTGCTGCTCGCCCAGGAGCACCGCGACGACCTGGCCGCCGGCCTGCCCGAGGGCACCCGGATCGCGCTCAAGAACGGCTGGGTACGCGGTGTGCGCCACAGCGTCGGCGTGGTGCTTCCCGACGACGCCCCGCCGTACGTGCTCGCCGTGTGCACCACCACCGACCTGGCCGGTGGCGACGAGGGGGTCGAGGACGACGCCTGCCGCCTGCTCGCGCACATCTCGGCGCAGGTCTGGGCCGCCCGCCACCGGCTCTGA